The Harpia harpyja isolate bHarHar1 chromosome 10, bHarHar1 primary haplotype, whole genome shotgun sequence genome includes a region encoding these proteins:
- the INSYN2A gene encoding inhibitory synaptic factor 2A isoform X4: MVSKEPGKCLLTTSESEVEPAASLALEMKYALDPNRQIKKRNKALQVRFKDICEAQNEQRDKQLSTTQDPDKREAKPISYKTAYRKYMTVPARRSIPNVTKSTGVQTSPDLKKCYQTFPLDRKKGNILKSASTVDTFKGQNNGFLIDVKDKDGGSSGEPVQWSKKAGSLQTAEFVSHINERTNTGSHDNGAEAWKSSDLHSSPKEPPPPPPPPLPNSADPSSERPAAADRPPGRGRQAAGRPESEEAAQPLHGRVFKTEVAAVYSPAAGSNASQPDLPNLAAETDWSPCPTAEEDKKRTAHLNGVQPQAGDARSCSSRAQCQATECNEQTLQINVSPMEENQPCQTAVAVSEECQQIVPHTEVVDLKAQLQMMENLISSSQETIKVLLGVIQELEKGEAHREGK; the protein is encoded by the exons ATGGTGAGTAAGGAGCCCGGCAAATGCTTACTCACCACCTCGGAAAGCGAAGTTGAGCCAGCGGCTTCACTCGCGTTGGAGATGAAATACGCACTGGATCCCAACCGGCAGATTAAGAAACGAAACAAAGCCCTCCAGGTGAGATTTAAAGATATCTGCGAGGCCCAGAACGAGCAGAGGGACAAACAGCTGTCCACCACCCAGGATCCCGACAAGAGAGAAGCCAAGCCCATCTCCTACAAAACGGCTTATCGCAAGTACATGACGGTGCCTGCCCGGAGGTCAATACCCAACGTCACCAAGAGCACAGGAGTTCAGACTTCACCCGATCTGAAAAAGTGTTACCAGACCTTTCCCCTGGACCGGAAAAAAGGGAATATTCTTAAAAGCGCCTCGACCGTCGACACCTTTAAGGGTCAGAACAACGGGTTTCTAATAGACGTCAAGGACAAAGACGGCGGGAGCTCAGGGGAGCCCGTTCAGTGGAGCAAGAAGGCCGGCAGCCTGCAGACGGCAGAGTTCGTCTCCCACATCAACGAGCGCACCAACACGGGATCTCACGACAACGGGGCCGAGGCCTGGAAAAGCAGCGATTTGCACAGCTCTCCCAAagagccgccgcctcctcctcctcctcctctcccaaactCGGCCGACCCCTCTTCGGAGCGGCCCGCCGCTGCCGACCGGCCACCCGGCCGCGGGAGacaggcggcggggcggccggagAGCGAGGAGGCCGCCCAGCCCCTCCACGGGAGGGTCTTCAAGACTGAAGTGGCTGCCGTTTATTCACCGGCGGCCGGTTCGAACGCCTCGCAGCCCGACCTGCCAAACCTCGCGGCCGAGACCGACTGGTCGCCGTGCCCGACAGCCGAGGAGGACAAAAAGAGGACCGCGCACCTGAACGGGGTTCAGCCCCAGGCGGGAGATGCTCGATCCTGCTCGTCGCGGGCGCAGTGCCAAGCCACCGAATGTAACGAACAGACCCTTCAGATAAACGTTTCGCCTATGGAGGAGAACCAGCCTTGCCAGACGGCCGTCGCGGTGAGCGAGGAGTGCCAACAAATCGTGCCTCACACGGAAGTTGTGGACTTGAAAGCGCAGCTTCAGATGATGGAAAATTTGATCAGCTCTAGTCAGGAAACCATAAAAGTGTTGTTGGGTGTTATACAGGAGCTAGAGAAAGGAGAAGCTCACAGAGAAGG AAAATAA
- the INSYN2A gene encoding inhibitory synaptic factor 2A isoform X3: MVSKEPGKCLLTTSESEVEPAASLALEMKYALDPNRQIKKRNKALQVRFKDICEAQNEQRDKQLSTTQDPDKREAKPISYKTAYRKYMTVPARRSIPNVTKSTGVQTSPDLKKCYQTFPLDRKKGNILKSASTVDTFKGQNNGFLIDVKDKDGGSSGEPVQWSKKAGSLQTAEFVSHINERTNTGSHDNGAEAWKSSDLHSSPKEPPPPPPPPLPNSADPSSERPAAADRPPGRGRQAAGRPESEEAAQPLHGRVFKTEVAAVYSPAAGSNASQPDLPNLAAETDWSPCPTAEEDKKRTAHLNGVQPQAGDARSCSSRAQCQATECNEQTLQINVSPMEENQPCQTAVAVSEECQQIVPHTEVVDLKAQLQMMENLISSSQETIKVLLGVIQELEKGEAHREGTPGR; encoded by the exons ATGGTGAGTAAGGAGCCCGGCAAATGCTTACTCACCACCTCGGAAAGCGAAGTTGAGCCAGCGGCTTCACTCGCGTTGGAGATGAAATACGCACTGGATCCCAACCGGCAGATTAAGAAACGAAACAAAGCCCTCCAGGTGAGATTTAAAGATATCTGCGAGGCCCAGAACGAGCAGAGGGACAAACAGCTGTCCACCACCCAGGATCCCGACAAGAGAGAAGCCAAGCCCATCTCCTACAAAACGGCTTATCGCAAGTACATGACGGTGCCTGCCCGGAGGTCAATACCCAACGTCACCAAGAGCACAGGAGTTCAGACTTCACCCGATCTGAAAAAGTGTTACCAGACCTTTCCCCTGGACCGGAAAAAAGGGAATATTCTTAAAAGCGCCTCGACCGTCGACACCTTTAAGGGTCAGAACAACGGGTTTCTAATAGACGTCAAGGACAAAGACGGCGGGAGCTCAGGGGAGCCCGTTCAGTGGAGCAAGAAGGCCGGCAGCCTGCAGACGGCAGAGTTCGTCTCCCACATCAACGAGCGCACCAACACGGGATCTCACGACAACGGGGCCGAGGCCTGGAAAAGCAGCGATTTGCACAGCTCTCCCAAagagccgccgcctcctcctcctcctcctctcccaaactCGGCCGACCCCTCTTCGGAGCGGCCCGCCGCTGCCGACCGGCCACCCGGCCGCGGGAGacaggcggcggggcggccggagAGCGAGGAGGCCGCCCAGCCCCTCCACGGGAGGGTCTTCAAGACTGAAGTGGCTGCCGTTTATTCACCGGCGGCCGGTTCGAACGCCTCGCAGCCCGACCTGCCAAACCTCGCGGCCGAGACCGACTGGTCGCCGTGCCCGACAGCCGAGGAGGACAAAAAGAGGACCGCGCACCTGAACGGGGTTCAGCCCCAGGCGGGAGATGCTCGATCCTGCTCGTCGCGGGCGCAGTGCCAAGCCACCGAATGTAACGAACAGACCCTTCAGATAAACGTTTCGCCTATGGAGGAGAACCAGCCTTGCCAGACGGCCGTCGCGGTGAGCGAGGAGTGCCAACAAATCGTGCCTCACACGGAAGTTGTGGACTTGAAAGCGCAGCTTCAGATGATGGAAAATTTGATCAGCTCTAGTCAGGAAACCATAAAAGTGTTGTTGGGTGTTATACAGGAGCTAGAGAAAGGAGAAGCTCACAGAGAAGG CACACCAGGACGTTAG